Proteins encoded in a region of the Cupriavidus pauculus genome:
- the ccoN gene encoding cytochrome-c oxidase, cbb3-type subunit I: MTVVWGIVGMAVGVLLAAQLIWPDLNFNTPWLSFGRLRPLHTNAVIFAFGGSALFATSYYVVQRTCQARLFCGPLAAFTFWGWQAVIVAAVITLPMGITSSKEYAELEWPIDILITLVWVAYAIVFFGTIIRRKTRHIYVANWFFGAYILTIALLHIVNNIEMPASMWKSYSAYAGVQDAMVQWWYGHNAVGFFLTTSFLGMMYYFIPKQAGRPIYSYRLSIVHFWALNFTYMWAGPHHLQYTALPDWAQSLGMVFSLILLAPSWGGMINGIMTLSGAWHKLRTDPILKFLVVALSFYGMATFEGSMMSIKTVNALSHYTDWTIGHVHSGALGWVAMISVGSLYYLIPRLFGEKQMHSVRLIEWHFWIATIGVVLYIASMWIAGVMEGLMWRATQPDGTLTYAFVEAVKAKYPFYLIRLLGGLCFLSGMLIMAWNVYRTIAGKRAVDAPIPDGLAPAAAH; encoded by the coding sequence ATGACCGTGGTCTGGGGGATCGTTGGCATGGCTGTCGGCGTCCTGCTGGCGGCGCAACTGATCTGGCCGGATCTCAACTTCAATACACCGTGGCTGTCGTTCGGCCGGCTGCGGCCGCTCCATACCAACGCGGTGATCTTCGCGTTCGGCGGCAGCGCGCTGTTCGCGACCTCGTACTACGTGGTGCAGCGCACGTGCCAGGCTCGCCTGTTCTGCGGCCCGCTGGCCGCGTTCACGTTCTGGGGCTGGCAGGCGGTCATCGTGGCGGCCGTCATCACGCTGCCGATGGGCATCACGAGCTCGAAGGAATACGCCGAGCTCGAATGGCCGATCGACATCCTGATCACGCTGGTATGGGTCGCCTACGCAATCGTGTTCTTCGGCACCATCATCCGCCGCAAGACGCGCCATATCTACGTGGCCAACTGGTTCTTCGGCGCCTACATCCTGACCATCGCGCTGCTGCATATCGTGAACAACATCGAGATGCCGGCGTCGATGTGGAAGTCCTATTCGGCGTACGCGGGCGTGCAGGACGCGATGGTGCAATGGTGGTACGGCCACAATGCGGTCGGGTTCTTCCTCACCACGAGCTTTCTCGGGATGATGTACTACTTCATCCCCAAGCAGGCCGGCCGCCCGATCTACTCTTACCGGCTCTCGATCGTCCACTTCTGGGCGCTCAACTTCACCTACATGTGGGCCGGCCCCCACCATCTGCAATACACGGCGCTGCCCGACTGGGCCCAGTCGCTGGGCATGGTGTTCTCGCTGATCCTGCTCGCGCCGTCGTGGGGCGGCATGATCAACGGGATCATGACGCTGTCGGGCGCCTGGCACAAGCTGCGCACGGACCCGATCCTCAAGTTCCTCGTCGTCGCGCTGTCGTTCTACGGCATGGCCACGTTCGAAGGCTCGATGATGTCCATCAAGACCGTCAATGCGCTGTCGCACTACACGGACTGGACGATCGGCCACGTCCATTCGGGCGCACTGGGCTGGGTCGCGATGATCTCCGTGGGCTCGCTCTACTACCTGATTCCGCGCCTGTTCGGCGAGAAGCAGATGCACAGCGTGCGGCTGATCGAATGGCACTTCTGGATCGCGACGATCGGCGTGGTGCTTTATATCGCGTCGATGTGGATCGCGGGCGTGATGGAGGGCCTGATGTGGCGCGCCACGCAGCCCGACGGCACGCTGACCTACGCATTCGTCGAAGCGGTGAAGGCCAAGTATCCGTTCTATCTGATCCGGTTGCTGGGCGGCCTGTGCTTCCTCTCCGGGATGCTGATCATGGCCTGGAACGTGTACCGCACGATCGCCGGCAAGCGCGCGGTGGACGCGCCCATTCCGGACGGCCTGGCCCCGGCCGCCGCGCACTGA
- the ccoO gene encoding cytochrome-c oxidase, cbb3-type subunit II encodes MSAQQQKFWSHETLEKNVGWLIVATIIVVSIAGLVQIVPLFFQHSTTQPDPGITPYSPLRLMGRDIYIREGCVGCHSQQVRTLQAETERYGHFSTAGESVFDHPFLWGSKRTGPDLARVGGRYSDDWQRVHLRNPRDVVPESVMPSYPWLEKTPLATDSVQARMHALKRLGVPYTEDEIAHAPEALAGKTEEDAMVAYLQGLGINRRNVRIDGAPAKE; translated from the coding sequence ATGTCAGCACAACAACAGAAGTTCTGGTCCCACGAAACCCTCGAGAAGAACGTCGGCTGGCTGATCGTGGCCACGATCATCGTGGTCAGCATCGCCGGTCTCGTGCAAATCGTGCCGCTGTTCTTCCAGCATTCGACGACGCAGCCCGACCCCGGCATCACGCCGTACTCGCCATTGCGCCTGATGGGCCGCGATATCTATATCCGCGAAGGCTGTGTGGGCTGCCACTCGCAGCAGGTGCGCACGCTGCAGGCGGAGACCGAACGCTACGGCCACTTCTCGACGGCCGGCGAATCGGTGTTCGACCATCCGTTCCTGTGGGGCTCCAAGCGAACCGGTCCGGACCTCGCGCGCGTCGGCGGCCGCTACTCGGACGACTGGCAGCGCGTGCACCTGCGCAATCCGCGCGACGTGGTGCCCGAATCGGTCATGCCGTCATATCCGTGGCTCGAGAAGACGCCGCTCGCCACCGACAGCGTCCAGGCGCGCATGCACGCGCTCAAACGATTAGGGGTGCCTTACACCGAGGACGAGATCGCGCACGCGCCCGAGGCGCTCGCGGGCAAGACCGAGGAGGACGCGATGGTCGCGTATCTGCAGGGCCTCGGCATCAATCGCCGCAACGTGCGCATCGACGGTGCGCCGGCCAAGGAGTAA
- a CDS encoding cbb3-type cytochrome oxidase subunit 3, with the protein MAMLTAIATVISMVVFLGICWWAWSAHRQAANLESALLPFALPDETTTRPTTSPDGELRS; encoded by the coding sequence ATGGCCATGCTGACCGCGATCGCCACCGTCATCTCCATGGTGGTCTTCCTCGGCATCTGCTGGTGGGCGTGGTCCGCGCACCGGCAGGCCGCCAATCTCGAGTCCGCGCTGCTGCCTTTCGCGCTGCCGGACGAAACGACAACGCGCCCCACAACGTCTCCCGACGGGGAGCTTCGATCATGA
- the ccoP gene encoding cytochrome-c oxidase, cbb3-type subunit III — protein MSDFTSGFWSYYIAAIALVGIVWCAWLLLSQRRIAAQQTGAAADTGHVWDGDLRELNNPLPRWWMWMFLLSCVFALAYLVLYPGLGAYRGVLGFSTQGELAAQRQAAEATQHAIYAKYMQMDVKAVAADPEAHEIGQRLFLNYCAQCHGSDARGSRGFPNLTDTDWLYGGDPDTIRQTITKGRNGKMPSFAAAVDGKLAGDVAQYVRSLSGLAYDPIRASRGEGTFKTTCAACHGSSGKGNQALGAPNLSDNVWLYGSSEGTIVEAILKGHDGHMPAHEEILTPERIQMLTAYVWSLSNTDGASR, from the coding sequence ATGAGCGATTTCACTTCCGGATTCTGGAGCTATTACATCGCCGCCATCGCACTGGTCGGTATCGTGTGGTGTGCGTGGCTGCTGCTGTCGCAACGCCGTATCGCCGCGCAGCAGACCGGCGCCGCCGCCGATACGGGTCATGTCTGGGACGGCGACCTGCGCGAACTGAACAACCCGCTGCCGCGCTGGTGGATGTGGATGTTCCTGCTGTCGTGCGTGTTCGCGCTCGCCTACCTCGTGCTGTACCCCGGGCTCGGCGCGTACCGGGGCGTGCTCGGCTTCTCGACGCAGGGCGAACTCGCGGCGCAGCGGCAGGCGGCCGAGGCGACGCAGCATGCGATCTACGCAAAGTACATGCAGATGGACGTCAAGGCGGTGGCCGCCGATCCCGAGGCGCACGAGATCGGCCAGCGGCTGTTTCTCAATTACTGCGCGCAGTGTCATGGCTCCGATGCGCGGGGCAGCCGCGGCTTTCCGAACCTGACCGATACCGACTGGCTGTATGGCGGCGATCCCGATACCATCCGCCAGACCATCACGAAGGGCCGCAACGGCAAGATGCCGTCGTTCGCTGCCGCTGTCGATGGCAAGCTCGCCGGCGACGTCGCCCAGTATGTGCGATCGCTGTCGGGACTCGCCTACGACCCGATTCGCGCATCGCGCGGCGAAGGCACGTTCAAGACCACCTGTGCGGCCTGCCACGGAAGTTCGGGCAAGGGCAATCAGGCCCTCGGCGCGCCGAATCTCTCGGACAACGTCTGGCTCTATGGCAGCTCGGAGGGCACGATCGTCGAGGCGATTCTCAAGGGTCACGACGGCCATATGCCCGCGCATGAGGAAATTCTGACGCCCGAGCGCATCCAGATGCTGACCGCCTATGTCTGGAGCCTGTCCAATACGGATGGGGCGTCGCGATGA
- the ccoG gene encoding cytochrome c oxidase accessory protein CcoG, with the protein MNDNSWRPMSMPGAESSDEALYEVRRKIYPRSVTGAFDRWRVWLVILTQLIFYGTPWLQWNGRQAVLFDLGARKFYIFGLVLWPQDVIYLSVLLVISALALFLFTAIAGRLFCGYACPQTVYTEIFLWIERRIEGDRFARIRLDGDPWSLRKLRLKATKHALWIVIALWTGFTFVGFFTPIRALGGQVASAGLGPWQTFWMLFYAFATWGNAGFMREQVCKYMCPYARFQSVMVDRDTFVVTYDVGRGEPRGSRGRKADYRAAGLGDCVNCSICVQVCPTGIDIRDGLQYECIGCGACIDACNQVMDKMAYPRGLIRYTSENAMRQSLSPEAARRRLLRPRVLIYSTVWLALVAGLAVSIALRAPLKVDVLRDRGALSREVEGRWIENVYRLQLINTTEAPMQVRVQANGHDLAGISIEYDPTAEALAPASNRLVPVRIRVPIEAARPGTHKIDIAVTAEQGGHQVADVRQATSFIVPRNL; encoded by the coding sequence ATGAATGACAACAGCTGGCGGCCGATGTCGATGCCCGGTGCGGAGAGTTCCGACGAGGCACTCTACGAGGTGCGGCGCAAGATCTATCCGCGCTCGGTCACCGGCGCCTTCGACCGCTGGCGTGTCTGGCTCGTGATTCTCACGCAGCTGATCTTCTATGGCACGCCATGGCTGCAGTGGAATGGCCGGCAGGCGGTGCTGTTCGATCTGGGCGCGCGCAAGTTCTATATCTTCGGGCTCGTGCTGTGGCCGCAGGACGTGATCTACCTGTCGGTGCTGCTCGTGATCTCGGCGCTCGCGCTGTTCCTGTTCACCGCGATCGCAGGGCGCCTGTTCTGCGGCTACGCGTGTCCGCAGACGGTCTACACGGAGATCTTCCTGTGGATCGAGCGCCGGATAGAAGGCGACCGTTTCGCGCGTATCCGGCTCGACGGCGATCCGTGGTCGCTGCGCAAGCTGCGGCTCAAGGCCACCAAACACGCGTTGTGGATCGTTATCGCGCTGTGGACGGGCTTCACGTTTGTCGGTTTTTTCACACCCATTCGCGCGCTGGGCGGCCAGGTCGCCAGCGCCGGGCTCGGGCCGTGGCAGACGTTCTGGATGCTGTTCTATGCGTTCGCGACGTGGGGCAACGCGGGATTCATGCGCGAGCAGGTGTGCAAGTACATGTGCCCGTACGCGCGTTTCCAGAGCGTGATGGTCGATCGCGACACGTTCGTGGTGACCTATGACGTCGGCCGCGGCGAGCCGCGCGGCAGCCGCGGCCGCAAGGCCGATTACCGTGCCGCGGGCCTCGGCGATTGCGTGAACTGCAGCATCTGCGTGCAGGTCTGCCCGACCGGTATCGATATTCGCGACGGCCTGCAGTATGAGTGCATCGGCTGCGGCGCCTGCATCGATGCCTGCAATCAGGTCATGGACAAGATGGCCTATCCGCGCGGGCTGATTCGCTATACATCCGAGAACGCAATGCGGCAGAGCCTGTCGCCGGAGGCCGCGCGCCGCCGGCTGCTGCGGCCGCGCGTGCTGATCTACTCGACCGTCTGGCTCGCGCTCGTCGCGGGACTGGCGGTATCGATCGCGCTGCGCGCGCCGCTCAAGGTCGACGTGCTGCGCGACCGCGGCGCATTGAGCCGCGAAGTCGAGGGCCGGTGGATCGAGAACGTCTACCGGCTGCAGCTGATCAATACGACCGAAGCGCCCATGCAGGTGCGCGTGCAGGCCAACGGCCACGACCTGGCCGGTATCAGCATCGAATACGACCCCACGGCGGAGGCGCTGGCGCCGGCATCGAACCGGCTCGTGCCGGTCCGCATCCGCGTGCCTATCGAGGCCGCGCGGCCGGGCACGCACAAGATCGATATCGCGGTAACGGCGGAGCAGGGCGGTCATCAGGTGGCCGATGTCCGTCAGGCCACGAGCTTTATCGTGCCGCGCAATCTCTAG
- the fnr gene encoding fumarate/nitrate reduction transcriptional regulator Fnr, protein MLTPIPITEMSPRCSTCAMGQLCLPVGMNKQDLEKIDTLVQERYRVHKGETLYRMGDPLTAVYAVRFGTLKTHVTMEDGRSQITGFHLPGEIVGLDGLSEMQHASDASALEDTEVCVVRFNDLTALSSELPSLQQQFLRLMSREISQDQLMLMTLGSMRAEERLAAFLINLSTRLSARGYSSTEFVLRMSREEIGSYLGLKLETVSRLFSRFAEAGLIQIRQRHVKLVDVDGLRQIYSRSC, encoded by the coding sequence TTGCTCACGCCCATCCCGATCACCGAGATGTCCCCCCGTTGCTCCACGTGTGCGATGGGCCAACTGTGCCTGCCCGTCGGCATGAACAAGCAGGACCTCGAGAAGATCGATACGCTCGTGCAGGAACGCTACCGCGTGCACAAGGGCGAGACGCTCTATCGCATGGGAGATCCGCTGACCGCCGTCTACGCGGTGCGCTTCGGCACGCTGAAGACGCATGTCACGATGGAAGACGGGCGCTCGCAGATCACGGGCTTCCATCTGCCCGGCGAGATCGTGGGCCTCGATGGCCTCAGCGAGATGCAGCACGCGTCCGATGCTTCGGCGCTCGAGGACACCGAAGTCTGCGTGGTCCGCTTCAACGACCTCACCGCACTCTCCAGCGAACTGCCTTCTCTGCAACAGCAGTTCCTGCGCCTGATGAGCCGGGAGATCTCGCAGGACCAGCTCATGTTGATGACGCTCGGTTCGATGCGCGCGGAAGAGCGACTGGCCGCGTTCCTGATCAACCTTTCCACACGCCTGTCCGCGCGCGGCTACTCGTCTACCGAGTTCGTGCTCCGCATGAGCCGCGAGGAAATCGGCAGCTACCTCGGGCTCAAGCTCGAGACGGTCAGCCGCCTGTTCTCGCGCTTCGCCGAGGCCGGACTCATCCAGATTCGTCAGCGCCATGTCAAGCTCGTTGACGTCGATGGTCTCAGGCAGATCTACAGCCGCAGCTGCTGA
- a CDS encoding sulfite exporter TauE/SafE family protein, with protein sequence MIFEVLFSVFLLALLGGIHCAAMCGGIAIAVSPEAKAAGSPVPLIARQRMHAWRRAWWRDTLAMHAGRVSTYMMLGAAMGAIGALAWMHDVLPLQRSLFALGSAMLIVAGVWLMRGGAVRMAWLERVMARVAGAMHTTGAMGATGARVHAMWGRLGPVPRRYVTGLAWGLVPCGMVYGALGLALLAGNAASGALVMGAFGLGTLPNLLALSGFSGWLRRQARRPAVRTLAGLAVAGFGVAGIARAALLPEMLARHGFCLVL encoded by the coding sequence TTGATATTTGAGGTACTTTTCAGTGTCTTCCTATTAGCGTTATTGGGTGGCATTCATTGCGCGGCAATGTGCGGTGGCATTGCGATCGCCGTTTCGCCAGAAGCAAAGGCTGCGGGTTCGCCGGTGCCGCTTATCGCGCGGCAACGCATGCATGCATGGCGGCGCGCGTGGTGGCGCGACACGCTCGCGATGCATGCGGGCCGTGTGTCGACATACATGATGCTCGGCGCCGCGATGGGGGCGATTGGCGCGCTGGCGTGGATGCATGACGTGCTGCCGCTGCAGCGCTCGCTGTTCGCGCTCGGCAGTGCGATGCTGATCGTCGCGGGCGTCTGGCTGATGCGGGGCGGCGCGGTGCGCATGGCATGGCTCGAACGGGTGATGGCGCGCGTGGCCGGCGCAATGCACACAACGGGCGCAATGGGCGCGACAGGTGCGCGCGTGCATGCGATGTGGGGGCGCCTGGGTCCGGTGCCGCGACGCTACGTCACCGGTCTCGCATGGGGGCTCGTCCCGTGCGGCATGGTCTACGGCGCGCTCGGGCTCGCGTTGCTGGCGGGCAACGCCGCCTCGGGTGCGCTGGTGATGGGCGCGTTCGGTCTCGGCACGCTGCCGAATCTGCTCGCGCTGTCCGGCTTCTCGGGCTGGCTGCGGCGCCAGGCGAGGCGCCCTGCGGTGCGGACGCTGGCCGGGCTGGCGGTGGCGGGCTTTGGCGTGGCTGGCATCGCGCGTGCGGCCCTGCTGCCGGAAATGCTGGCCCGGCACGGCTTCTGTCTCGTGCTCTGA
- the scpB gene encoding SMC-Scp complex subunit ScpB produces the protein MNTQEAKIVLETALICAQEPLRVNDLRKLFADDVGADTIRVLLEELRQDWLQRGVELVALASGWRFQSRPEMREYLDRLNPEKPPKYSRAVMETLAIIAYRQPVTRGDIEEIRGVTVSTEVIKKLEDRSWIEVIGHRDVPGRPALYATTKAFLDDLGLRTLDELPPLEDAQAQVQAALLDQQAIDFEEVATANPQVSASGDEEAFAEAAPEETNAETVAESVAETSAETDAETGAESVAESQPEHAEAQPEAQAEAQPEADIAEETGAEPEPAPTLQNGPDDEAPVEQAHGIHEDIDASAGEASPASPDGSTPHPAEDDERVSN, from the coding sequence ATGAATACCCAAGAGGCGAAGATCGTCCTCGAGACCGCGCTGATCTGCGCGCAGGAGCCGCTGCGCGTGAACGATCTGCGCAAGCTGTTTGCCGACGATGTCGGTGCCGACACCATCCGCGTGCTGCTCGAAGAGCTACGCCAGGACTGGCTGCAGCGCGGCGTGGAACTGGTTGCGCTCGCAAGCGGCTGGCGATTCCAGAGCCGGCCGGAAATGCGCGAGTACCTCGATCGCCTGAATCCGGAGAAGCCGCCCAAGTATTCGCGCGCAGTGATGGAAACGCTGGCGATCATCGCGTACCGGCAGCCCGTGACGCGTGGCGACATCGAGGAAATTCGCGGTGTGACCGTGAGCACCGAAGTGATCAAGAAGCTCGAGGACCGGAGCTGGATCGAGGTCATCGGGCATCGTGACGTGCCGGGCCGTCCCGCGTTATATGCGACGACCAAGGCGTTCCTCGACGATCTGGGCCTGCGCACGCTCGATGAGCTGCCGCCGCTGGAAGATGCCCAGGCGCAGGTGCAGGCCGCGCTGCTGGACCAGCAGGCGATCGATTTCGAAGAGGTGGCCACGGCCAACCCGCAGGTGAGCGCGAGCGGCGACGAGGAAGCCTTCGCGGAAGCCGCGCCCGAAGAGACGAACGCCGAGACGGTTGCTGAATCGGTCGCCGAGACGAGCGCCGAGACGGACGCCGAGACGGGCGCCGAATCGGTCGCTGAATCGCAACCCGAGCACGCCGAAGCGCAACCCGAAGCCCAGGCAGAGGCGCAACCCGAAGCGGATATCGCGGAGGAAACCGGCGCGGAACCCGAGCCCGCGCCCACGCTTCAAAACGGTCCGGATGACGAGGCGCCTGTGGAACAGGCCCACGGCATCCACGAGGACATCGACGCGTCCGCCGGGGAGGCATCCCCGGCGTCGCCGGACGGCAGCACGCCGCATCCGGCCGAGGACGATGAGCGCGTGTCCAACTGA